The genomic DNA CAATCTTCTCTACGTATTCCATTTCTTTTAATGCAAACAGCATTTCATTACTTTCCATTAATTTAGCTGTATTTAGCAGACTTCTAGTTGAAGCTGTTTCTTCTCTTCTTGTTATGATATTAGCTTGCGCCCTTTTTTGTGCTACCAACACCTGATTCATAATTTCTTTCATATCTCCTGGTAAAATAACATCTCGTATTCCACAGTTGATGATCTCAACGCCTAATTCAGTAGCTTTTTGAAAAGCTTCTTCAAAGACTTTTTCGGCAATACGCTCTTTTTCAACCAATACCTCATCTAAAGTATAACTTCCTATATAACTTCTTAAAACCAATTGCATTAAAATATATAATTGTTTTTCATAATCTTTATTTTCTAACAATGCTTTTTTAAGATCAGTAATTTTATATTGAGTATAAAAATTGATTCTGACACTTGCTTTATCTTTAGTTAGCAATTCTTGCCCTGCTACCTCTAATTGCAATTGTCTCATATCAGCTTTCATTACTTTAATGGTATTCTCATTTTTCCAAAATCTATAAATTCCTCCCGCTATTTCCTGTACACACTCATCATTTATTAGTAGCAATGCTTTTTCATAAGCCGCTACCTCAAAACATCGTATATACTTGTACAAAGCATGATAATTGAATATTTTTTTGTGCAAACTTTCTTCAATAGTCACTTCACTTATATTTACTCTTTGAAAGCTTCTATGTATCAACCCTTTCCAATAAAAATACCTTCCAGCCTCTAAAACTTTATAAAAATTTCCATTTTCATAAACAATAACCAATTCACTATCTGCCACTTCAACAATTTCTATCTTCTCTGTAAAATTCTCGTCTTTTAGCAACACTTCTATTGCTATAGGAGGCGTGAACTCTTTCGATAAATCACATACCATAACTTCCTCTCTGAAAAACTGCCAATGAGTTCCTGTTGTTAACAATTTCTTATAATCACCACTTTTAAATACTAGCCCTATTTTACCTGTATTAATTCTAATTCTTTTCATTCTTTCTTTTAACTTTTATACCGAATATATTTCTATACTATTTTTATCTAATTAACTCTATAAAGAGCTTCGTTACTATTTTTAAAAAACGATATGTTTTAATGCTTAGCAGATCACGGAAGAAATTCGCGTAAATACAGTTAATAATTTATAATTATAAATGGATTGAGGTTGTACCTAACACCAACTGATTTATAAGAAACCATTATTCGCCATAATTAGTTGTAAAAACTTCAAGGTTTTCATTTAAGTGCTCTTTTAAAGAACTCATTAAAAACATATCATTTTCTTCTATAAACATCAGTTTTACAAGATGATGAGCTTATTAATAAACAGTACTACTGTTTGAAATCCCTAGCGTCAAAATCTAGTATCTTACCATTAGACTTTGCTCTTTCAGGCAGTGGGATTCGAACCCACATGATTTTGGCGATTATTTTTGGCTAATAATCAAAACCTTTAAGCTAAGTTGTATATAAAAACCGAATACAAACTTGCACGGATTTATACAATGGTGCTATACAGAAACACTCAACTAGACTTACTTAATATCTTACGTTTTATATGCATACTTACTATGGTTTAAAATAATGAAATAGGAAAGAAAAGACTATCTATCTTGGTTATTTTGATTGGTATTATGTACCTCATTCTTATCAATACTCTCCTTTTTAATCCTTTCTATTAACTCCTTATCTTTTAATAACACTGCAAATATCAAATATATCTACGCAATCTATTTGCGTAGATATAAAAAAAGTATTTTCAAGAAAACTAAAATCGTAAACAGCTCTTTTAATAGTCGCTTTTTGATATTAGTACCAACTCATTTAAATCGCCTTAGCTGCTGTTTTAATCTCTTTCCAGCAAACTTCTTTTTCTTACCTACCTTCTTTTTCTACAAACACTTGCATCATGCTTATTCTTTCTAAAGTTCAGATCATCTTTACAGCTATTCTTTACCAATTCTTTTAATTGATGTTCACTATAACTTCCTTATTTTTCTAAAAAAAGCGTCCAGAAAATTAATTTTGGACGCTTTCACCATCTTTGAATACTATTCTTGTCTGGTATATTTATTTAAAAAATTGCGGCTTAGCCTTCATTTTATATAATTTAACGTGAGTTCGACTTAACTTATTCCAAGATTAGGTAAGAACCTTTGTATTTTAATGCTCGGTTTTGATTCAAGAAAAGAGTAAGCAGTCAATCCAGCAATTAGGTTTCCTAAGAAGTTATCAAACGAGCGATGTCTAGAATGTTCCATCTGACAGGTATTTTTTAATACGTCATTTACAGATTCTATAATTGCTCTTTTTCTTAAGTAAACTTTATCCATAAAATCAAGAGCTTTCTTGTTCATGTTCTTTCTTAATTTGGTAACCAAATGGATACCATCCACAAATAATTTATCAAATAGATCTTTGCCTAAATAACCTTTATCACCATATATTTTTCCAAATATCTTATCGTGAAAGCACTTGTTCTTTAAAGGATATCTGTCATCTACATTTGCTTTAGTAATCATAAAATCAACTATTTGTCCTTTATCATTACAGACTAAATGAAGTTTAAAACCGTAGAACCAACCCAATGTCCCGTAACTTTTTTCTGCGATTCCTTTAAATACCTTGTGTTGTTTTTCTCTTTTATAATGACTCACTTTTAGTGCTGTGGAATCAATAAAAGAGATACCAGAACACTTACCTAATCCGTGTAGTTTTAAATACACTGCTAAAGGTGGAATAACTTTCTTTTGTAGTTCTACAAATCGATTATAGGAGACAAGATCAGGAAAGAAATCATCCATGTATTTGCACACGTAATACAAATAAAAGTGTTTTAAATTTCGATAGGATTTTAGATGAAAAATAACCATAATGGTCATTACTTCACTTTTACTCATTTTGGATTTCCTCTTACGCTTTTTAACTTTAGAACTCTCTGAAATACTGTTTTTTATTAAAACTGTTTCAAATTCTTTCATAAAATCGTCAAGATTACAAAATATTTCAATTATTTTAGTGTCAGAAATCATAAGCAGAATAATTTTAGTTTATTGGAATTCAGTACTTTAATATACTAAATTTTCTGCTTTTTTACTATAGTAAAAATAGATTTCTTACGTCGAACTCACGTTAATTTAAATATGCTCACGGTTTACGATGGCTTTCTTTTTATAATTCGAAATTCAAAATATAATTTTTTAAGAACCCTCATCTACAAAAGGCTCTACAAGTCCAATAAACTCCTTATTTGATTTTTTCCATCGCATACCATGCCCAGAAGAGACTCGTATTTCGTAAACCAATTCATGTTTATAATGGTAATATACATTCCACCAAGTCTTATACTTCAGTATTTCTACTACCCTCTTTTTCACTTCTCTTTCTTTCTCCTTCGGATTTCCTTTTAAAATCCCCCAAAATGAATTTTTAGTTCTTTGATTATGCTTTTCAAAAGCCCTGACTACTTTTGATATTTGAGGATTCACCAGTTCAAAACTTGCTGCAAAAGCTTCCTTTTTCAAAAGAGGGATTCCATTTATTGTCCTTGCTGTAGCTGGTGTTATTCGTTGTCCTAAAATAACAAGAAAGTCTTGGATACCAATTGATAAAATTCTTTTTTGAATTTGACTCAAATCTTCTTCTTGGATTAAAAACAAAAAACTATTGTATATTTCCTTTCTGTTAATTAATAATTCTTCTGAAAACACAGGCGCTCTAAATCTATTTATAAACCTATCATCATCCCAATATGACACAATATTAAAAGCAATATCTTCAAAATGTTCTTCTTTAAAGTTTAATAAGAAATGAGCTCTCCTTATTCCTGCTATTCTTTTTTGTACCGTTATTAATTTTACAAATACTTTTTCTTCCATATTTTTTAGGACATTACTAAAGAAGGATATTCTTTAGGTATTAAATGCGCTATAAGATTAAACCATTTGGAAACACGCTCTAAAATCCATGCATCACTCGTTACGCCAATATACTTACTTTCTGCTATAATTTTATCAGGATTATTCTCTAAAAGCACCTCCCAATTCAAATCCTTTTCCTCAGCGTATGCCGTTAACAATGTTTTCATTCTCCCACTATTAGATATAGGTTTGTCCAATACCCATATTATCTTTCCAATCCTATACAACTTACTAAAGTTTGCAATGAGCTTTATTGCTGTTTGGGTTTGTTTTACGCTTTTATATGTTCCGTACAATGTAGATAAATCTCTATAAACTCCATCTTTCCCTTTAAATAGATAGGCTTCTGACAGCATGCTTTCCAACAATATAATTTGATTAAAACCATCAATAATAAGTGTTTGATTACTCAAATCAATTACTGACACTTCCTTATGCAACCTATTGGTTACCGATGTATTACCTGCTGACATTCCTCTCATTGCTTGTTGCTGACGCTTACGAAGCTTATACCTATTTCCTACCAGTTTACATGATGAAGGTGCTCCATATCCTCTTTCTAACAAAAAAGACATATCGTAAACAGCTTCTTTCATCTTTGCTTGCATGAATAATTCACCAAATAAATAATCATCGTTACCTTCTTTTCCTCTATTCTTCATTATTTTAAGATTTTATTTCAATAAAAATACAATGCCGCTAACTCTTTATAATAGTTATCCATTATTTTAAGTTAAAATTAACTGTTTTTAGATATCAAATACGATAATCATCTCTGTCCACTCCCTATCTTTGCTTTCTTTTTGATAAACAATTATGAGCTTAGAAATTTTCGCCATCTACGGTTTTTTGCTATTATCCATTATTGCTATTCCGTTTCAAAAGAAACTCTTTAAACGAATTCCAATATGGACTTTATTACTTAGTGTTTCCCTTCTTTCTGCTTTTCTTTTTAAAAGAACCTCTGTAAATTCTCTAGCTTATACAATTATTTTTGGTAGCGTAGTTTACTATTATTATAAGCTCAAAAATCTGATTCTTTTTCTAACTGTTATCCTATTAGCCATTCCATTATTTTTCCATTTCCCTTTATTAGAGTTTACCAACTATAATTATATCAAAGGAGTAATATTAACTCCTAATGCTGTTCCTTATAGCCTTTATTTTAATTTAGATAAAACCTTAATCGGAATTTTCATTATTGGTTGTAATTTTCAGCAAAAAACTTTTAATTTTAATAAAACCGGAAAGCTTCTAGCTCGTTTATTAGCTCTTATGATTGTTTTCCTATTTATCTCTTCTTCTCTCATTGGTTATACTAAATTTGAGCCCAAAATACCCTCTTTTATAGGCGTTTGGATAATTACTAACTTATTCTTCACTTGTTTCGCAGAAGAGGCTTTATTTAGAGGT from Tenacibaculum maritimum NCIMB 2154 includes the following:
- a CDS encoding slipin family protein — protein: MKRIRINTGKIGLVFKSGDYKKLLTTGTHWQFFREEVMVCDLSKEFTPPIAIEVLLKDENFTEKIEIVEVADSELVIVYENGNFYKVLEAGRYFYWKGLIHRSFQRVNISEVTIEESLHKKIFNYHALYKYIRCFEVAAYEKALLLINDECVQEIAGGIYRFWKNENTIKVMKADMRQLQLEVAGQELLTKDKASVRINFYTQYKITDLKKALLENKDYEKQLYILMQLVLRSYIGSYTLDEVLVEKERIAEKVFEEAFQKATELGVEIINCGIRDVILPGDMKEIMNQVLVAQKRAQANIITRREETASTRSLLNTAKLMESNEMLFALKEMEYVEKIADKIGEITVSGKGNVIQELRKIFAVDK
- a CDS encoding CPBP family intramembrane glutamic endopeptidase produces the protein MSLEIFAIYGFLLLSIIAIPFQKKLFKRIPIWTLLLSVSLLSAFLFKRTSVNSLAYTIIFGSVVYYYYKLKNLILFLTVILLAIPLFFHFPLLEFTNYNYIKGVILTPNAVPYSLYFNLDKTLIGIFIIGCNFQQKTFNFNKTGKLLARLLALMIVFLFISSSLIGYTKFEPKIPSFIGVWIITNLFFTCFAEEALFRGLIQQQINEALSGKYANILSITIASLLFGLAHFTGGVSYILLASIAGGFYGYIYYKSHRIESAIALHFIFNLVHLIFFTYPALKP
- a CDS encoding DUF434 domain-containing protein; protein product: MKNRGKEGNDDYLFGELFMQAKMKEAVYDMSFLLERGYGAPSSCKLVGNRYKLRKRQQQAMRGMSAGNTSVTNRLHKEVSVIDLSNQTLIIDGFNQIILLESMLSEAYLFKGKDGVYRDLSTLYGTYKSVKQTQTAIKLIANFSKLYRIGKIIWVLDKPISNSGRMKTLLTAYAEEKDLNWEVLLENNPDKIIAESKYIGVTSDAWILERVSKWFNLIAHLIPKEYPSLVMS
- a CDS encoding IS982 family transposase; this encodes MISDTKIIEIFCNLDDFMKEFETVLIKNSISESSKVKKRKRKSKMSKSEVMTIMVIFHLKSYRNLKHFYLYYVCKYMDDFFPDLVSYNRFVELQKKVIPPLAVYLKLHGLGKCSGISFIDSTALKVSHYKREKQHKVFKGIAEKSYGTLGWFYGFKLHLVCNDKGQIVDFMITKANVDDRYPLKNKCFHDKIFGKIYGDKGYLGKDLFDKLFVDGIHLVTKLRKNMNKKALDFMDKVYLRKRAIIESVNDVLKNTCQMEHSRHRSFDNFLGNLIAGLTAYSFLESKPSIKIQRFLPNLGIS